In a single window of the Salvelinus alpinus chromosome 15, SLU_Salpinus.1, whole genome shotgun sequence genome:
- the LOC139539693 gene encoding kelch-like protein 23 isoform X1 — MRTQIRRMPIGLLAHCVELVRTLTYFTLPTENQRKVAPEKVRQGENRGCCDMACRNPELVPYTVRPTPSPVLCPDNDSSNEEAEINVMIPDTVLHIETESFFVNRQQLALQSPYFRALFYGGGRENGKRHVEIKGVGVDQFRVLMEYTQTSKLSLSRENVLRILETADFLQLERPRLLCCKFLERELHLSNCLGMMSYAWQLGCRELYTAAREVALTHLPAIATEEDFMYLSKESVADLLASDKLFVPREDQALEMTLRWATFDPSREEDFMELVELVRLESLSLPYITDLLTRLKGSDPQAKLICKLNDNFPTSWSMCRSIPRARETLYILGGPHDQDKQSLYQFYPHSGRWQSHAPLQRKNLTQYSVAAVGENIVVTGGNFRDEIFWYSVDWVRIFQCGNERWVDGPPLQKSRHSHCSVGLGQELYVLGGTMDEGPVAHVEKLPLGAQGWEDVSPMVRAVDRAATVALDLCIYVACGLDENGEVYSGIQRYLVKEDQWDVVTYSPLPRYDLLATVLNGALYFLGGQALRLDVETDEWTVLEEECLDRKFFGGCTTVNGQIYLLSERKMNKAFPNMVLMDPYIDTCMEIDNAIPCPVPLRGCVTMRLVT; from the exons ATGCGCACACAGATCCGACGCATGCCCATTGGCCTGCTCGCACATTGCGTCGAACTCGTCAGAACTTTAACATATTTTACTTTG CCAACAGAGAACCAGAGAAAGGTCGCACCAGAGAAAGTAAGACAAGGGGAGAACCGTGGCTGTTGTGACATGGCCTGCAGAAATCCAGAGCTGGTGCCGTATACTGTAAGACCAACACCTTCTCCTGTGTTATGCCCCGATAACGACAGTTCCAACGAGGAGGCTGAGATAAATGTGATGATACCTGACACAGTTCTTCACATAGAGACAGAATCCTTCTTTGTGAACCGTCAACAGCTGGCTCTTCAGAGCCCCTATTTCCGTGCACTTTTCTATGGCGGCGGCAGAGAGAATGGCAAGCGCCACGTTGAGATCAAAGGTGTGGGTGTGGACCAGTTTCGTGTCCTGATGGAATACACCCAGACATCCAAGCTATCTCTCAGCAGAGAGAATGTCCTGAGGATCCTAGAGACAGCAGACTTCCTCCAGCTGGAGAGACCCAGGCTCCTATGTTGCAAGTTCCTGGAGAGAGAGTTGCATCTGAGCAACTGCTTGGGCATGATGTCCTACGCTTGGCAGCTGGGATGCCGGGAGCTCTACACAGCAGCACGTGAGGTGGCTCTAACCCACCTACCTGCTATCGCCACAGAGGAGGACTTCATGTATCTGTCCAAGGAGAGTGTGGCGGACCTCCTTGCCAGTGATAAACTATTTGTACCCAGGGAGGATCAAGCCTTGGAGATGACCTTACGCTGGGCAACCTTTGACCCCAGTCGGGAGGAGGACTTCATGGAGTTGGTGGAGCTGGTGCGACTAGAGAGCCTGTCTCTGCCCTACATCACTGATCTGCTCACCAGGCTCAAAGGGTCTGACCCACAAGCCAAACTCATCTGTAAACTGAATGACAATTTTCCTACTAGCTGGTCTATGTGCAGGTCCATACCTCGGGCCAGAGAAACACTGTACATACTCGGAGGGCCCCATGACCAGGACAAACAGTCTCTCTACCAGTTTTACCCACACAGTGGGAGATGGCAGTCTCATGCACCACTTCAGAGGAAGAATCTCACACAGTACTCTGTGGCAGCAGTAG GAGAAAACATTGTAGTCACCGGAGGCAACTTCCGTGATGAGATATTTTGGTACAGCGTGGACTGGGTGCGGATATTCCAGTGTGGGAACGAGCGCTGGGTGGATGGCCCTCCGCTGCAGAAGTCCAGGCACAGCCACTGCTCTGTGGGCCTGGGGCAGGAGCTGTACGTCCTGGGGGGCACCATGGACGAGGGGCCTGTGGCCCACGTGGAGAAGCTGCCGCTGGGGGCACAGGGCTGGGAGGATGTCAGCCCCATGGTGCGGGCTGTGGATAGGGCTGCCACCGTTGCTCTGGATTTGTGTATCTATGTCGCCTGTGGACTGGATGAGAATGGGGAGGTGTACAGCGGCATTCAGAGATACCTGGTGAAGGAGGACCAATGGGACGTTGTCACCTACTCCCCTCTGCCCAG GTATGACCTTCTTGCAACAGTGCTCAACGGGGCCCTCTATTTCCTGGGAGGTCAGGCATTGCGGCTAGATGTGGAGACAGACGAATGGACAGTTCTAGAAGAAGAATGTCTGGACAGAAAGTTCTTTGGTGGCTGCACCACAGTCAATGGGCAGATCTACCTGCTGAGCGAGCGAAAGATGAACAAAGCATTCCCCAACATGGTACTGATGGATCCTTACATCGACACCTGCATGGAAATAGACAATGCCATACCCTGTCCTGTGCCTCTCCGTGGCTGTGTTACCATGCGCTTGGTCACATGA
- the LOC139539693 gene encoding kelch-like protein 23 isoform X2 has product MACRNPELVPYTVRPTPSPVLCPDNDSSNEEAEINVMIPDTVLHIETESFFVNRQQLALQSPYFRALFYGGGRENGKRHVEIKGVGVDQFRVLMEYTQTSKLSLSRENVLRILETADFLQLERPRLLCCKFLERELHLSNCLGMMSYAWQLGCRELYTAAREVALTHLPAIATEEDFMYLSKESVADLLASDKLFVPREDQALEMTLRWATFDPSREEDFMELVELVRLESLSLPYITDLLTRLKGSDPQAKLICKLNDNFPTSWSMCRSIPRARETLYILGGPHDQDKQSLYQFYPHSGRWQSHAPLQRKNLTQYSVAAVGENIVVTGGNFRDEIFWYSVDWVRIFQCGNERWVDGPPLQKSRHSHCSVGLGQELYVLGGTMDEGPVAHVEKLPLGAQGWEDVSPMVRAVDRAATVALDLCIYVACGLDENGEVYSGIQRYLVKEDQWDVVTYSPLPRYDLLATVLNGALYFLGGQALRLDVETDEWTVLEEECLDRKFFGGCTTVNGQIYLLSERKMNKAFPNMVLMDPYIDTCMEIDNAIPCPVPLRGCVTMRLVT; this is encoded by the exons ATGGCCTGCAGAAATCCAGAGCTGGTGCCGTATACTGTAAGACCAACACCTTCTCCTGTGTTATGCCCCGATAACGACAGTTCCAACGAGGAGGCTGAGATAAATGTGATGATACCTGACACAGTTCTTCACATAGAGACAGAATCCTTCTTTGTGAACCGTCAACAGCTGGCTCTTCAGAGCCCCTATTTCCGTGCACTTTTCTATGGCGGCGGCAGAGAGAATGGCAAGCGCCACGTTGAGATCAAAGGTGTGGGTGTGGACCAGTTTCGTGTCCTGATGGAATACACCCAGACATCCAAGCTATCTCTCAGCAGAGAGAATGTCCTGAGGATCCTAGAGACAGCAGACTTCCTCCAGCTGGAGAGACCCAGGCTCCTATGTTGCAAGTTCCTGGAGAGAGAGTTGCATCTGAGCAACTGCTTGGGCATGATGTCCTACGCTTGGCAGCTGGGATGCCGGGAGCTCTACACAGCAGCACGTGAGGTGGCTCTAACCCACCTACCTGCTATCGCCACAGAGGAGGACTTCATGTATCTGTCCAAGGAGAGTGTGGCGGACCTCCTTGCCAGTGATAAACTATTTGTACCCAGGGAGGATCAAGCCTTGGAGATGACCTTACGCTGGGCAACCTTTGACCCCAGTCGGGAGGAGGACTTCATGGAGTTGGTGGAGCTGGTGCGACTAGAGAGCCTGTCTCTGCCCTACATCACTGATCTGCTCACCAGGCTCAAAGGGTCTGACCCACAAGCCAAACTCATCTGTAAACTGAATGACAATTTTCCTACTAGCTGGTCTATGTGCAGGTCCATACCTCGGGCCAGAGAAACACTGTACATACTCGGAGGGCCCCATGACCAGGACAAACAGTCTCTCTACCAGTTTTACCCACACAGTGGGAGATGGCAGTCTCATGCACCACTTCAGAGGAAGAATCTCACACAGTACTCTGTGGCAGCAGTAG GAGAAAACATTGTAGTCACCGGAGGCAACTTCCGTGATGAGATATTTTGGTACAGCGTGGACTGGGTGCGGATATTCCAGTGTGGGAACGAGCGCTGGGTGGATGGCCCTCCGCTGCAGAAGTCCAGGCACAGCCACTGCTCTGTGGGCCTGGGGCAGGAGCTGTACGTCCTGGGGGGCACCATGGACGAGGGGCCTGTGGCCCACGTGGAGAAGCTGCCGCTGGGGGCACAGGGCTGGGAGGATGTCAGCCCCATGGTGCGGGCTGTGGATAGGGCTGCCACCGTTGCTCTGGATTTGTGTATCTATGTCGCCTGTGGACTGGATGAGAATGGGGAGGTGTACAGCGGCATTCAGAGATACCTGGTGAAGGAGGACCAATGGGACGTTGTCACCTACTCCCCTCTGCCCAG GTATGACCTTCTTGCAACAGTGCTCAACGGGGCCCTCTATTTCCTGGGAGGTCAGGCATTGCGGCTAGATGTGGAGACAGACGAATGGACAGTTCTAGAAGAAGAATGTCTGGACAGAAAGTTCTTTGGTGGCTGCACCACAGTCAATGGGCAGATCTACCTGCTGAGCGAGCGAAAGATGAACAAAGCATTCCCCAACATGGTACTGATGGATCCTTACATCGACACCTGCATGGAAATAGACAATGCCATACCCTGTCCTGTGCCTCTCCGTGGCTGTGTTACCATGCGCTTGGTCACATGA